In one Fodinicola acaciae genomic region, the following are encoded:
- a CDS encoding AfsR/SARP family transcriptional regulator, with the protein MRFRVLGPLAVLPDKGPEVALRSGNQRIVLSVLLSARGRPVSAERLIAAVWPAGPPRTAANSLQVAIHHLRQLFGDPARLTLGPGGYTLHVRPEEVDAEVFERQVAAGRLREALALWRGPAYDQVSDDPGVRAEAARLQEAWLTAVAARIDADLAAGQAAELVGELRHLVREHPARERFVGQLMTALDRSGRRAEAIEAYHDSRRALGPGVQPGAKLQKVLQALLDAELEVDGLPPAPAGFRGRQAELAELRALLRAGAVAISGRWGVGKSALAIRLAHLVRDDYPDGQLYGDLRAGDDVLGRFLAAFGAESPEEPAERAALFRSLVADRRVLVVLDNATTEAQVEPLLPGTPSCGVIVTSRVRLAGLPARQLDLAPLPERDALAVLATDRRDAAALSIVSLCERLPVALQAAHDELATRSVAGLAEALADPARRLGLLSPAGRGVRACLATGYDGLSPPVRSAFRRLAVLKDLTGETAAAALGIPSRAAGDILDQLVDVRLLDVEAGRYRYSELVRLFALEVS; encoded by the coding sequence ATGCGGTTCCGCGTGCTGGGGCCGCTCGCGGTGTTGCCTGACAAGGGGCCGGAGGTGGCGCTGCGGTCCGGCAACCAGCGGATCGTGCTGTCGGTGTTGTTGAGCGCCCGCGGCCGGCCGGTGTCGGCGGAGCGGCTGATCGCGGCCGTGTGGCCGGCCGGGCCACCGCGTACGGCGGCCAACAGCCTGCAGGTGGCGATCCACCACCTCCGGCAGCTGTTCGGTGACCCGGCGCGGCTGACTCTCGGACCCGGCGGCTACACGCTGCACGTACGGCCGGAGGAGGTCGACGCCGAGGTCTTCGAGCGGCAGGTGGCCGCCGGCCGGCTGCGCGAGGCGTTGGCGCTGTGGCGCGGTCCGGCGTACGACCAGGTCAGCGACGACCCGGGCGTACGCGCGGAGGCGGCGCGGCTGCAGGAGGCCTGGCTGACCGCGGTCGCCGCGCGGATCGACGCCGACCTGGCCGCCGGTCAGGCCGCGGAGCTGGTCGGCGAGCTGCGCCACCTGGTACGCGAGCATCCGGCGCGCGAGCGGTTCGTCGGCCAGCTGATGACGGCGCTCGACCGCAGCGGCCGCCGCGCCGAGGCCATCGAGGCATATCACGACAGTCGCCGCGCGCTCGGGCCAGGCGTCCAGCCTGGCGCCAAGCTGCAGAAGGTGCTGCAGGCGCTGCTCGACGCCGAGCTGGAGGTCGACGGCCTGCCGCCGGCACCGGCCGGTTTCCGCGGCCGCCAGGCCGAGCTCGCCGAGCTGCGCGCGCTCCTGCGTGCCGGTGCGGTGGCGATCTCGGGTCGTTGGGGAGTCGGCAAGAGCGCGCTCGCGATCCGGCTGGCGCACCTCGTACGCGACGACTATCCGGACGGCCAGCTGTACGGCGACCTGCGCGCCGGCGACGACGTGCTCGGCCGGTTTCTGGCCGCCTTCGGCGCCGAGAGTCCGGAGGAGCCCGCTGAGCGCGCCGCGCTGTTTCGCAGCCTGGTCGCCGACCGCCGCGTGCTCGTCGTGCTCGACAACGCGACCACGGAGGCGCAGGTCGAGCCGTTGCTGCCGGGCACGCCGAGCTGCGGCGTGATCGTCACCAGCCGCGTACGGCTGGCCGGCCTGCCGGCGCGGCAGCTCGACCTGGCGCCGCTGCCGGAGCGCGACGCGTTGGCCGTGCTCGCCACCGATCGCCGGGACGCGGCCGCCTTGTCGATCGTGTCGCTGTGCGAGCGACTGCCGGTCGCGTTGCAGGCGGCTCATGACGAGCTGGCCACGCGGTCGGTCGCCGGCCTGGCGGAGGCGCTCGCCGATCCGGCGCGGCGGCTTGGCCTGCTCTCGCCGGCCGGCCGAGGCGTACGGGCGTGTCTGGCCACCGGCTACGACGGCCTGTCGCCACCCGTACGCTCGGCCTTTCGCCGGCTGGCGGTCCTGAAGGACCTCACCGGCGAGACGGCCGCCGCGGCGCTCGGCATCCCCTCCCGCGCCGCCGGCGACATCCTTGACCAGCTCGTCGACGTGCGGCTGCTTGACGTCGAAGCGGGCCGCTATCGCTATTCGGAGTTGGTGCGCCTCTTCGCGCTGGAGGTCAGCTGA
- the argC gene encoding N-acetyl-gamma-glutamyl-phosphate reductase, with translation MGLQVAVAGASGYAGGEVLRLLAGHPELEVTAATAYEQAGKRLGEVHPQLVTLAELVLQETTVDALAGADLVFLALPHGQSAALAAKLPEQTAIVDLGADFRLTDAAAWARYYGGTYAGSWTYGLPELPGQRQLIAGAKRVANTGCYAVASILALAPLIAAGIAEPDDVVIVAASGTSGAGRSAKPHLLGSEVMGDLSPYKIGAHQHVAEIKQASKAASVSMTPVLAPMPRGILSTVTVKPTKTTKAQDVREVLQAAYGDEPFVHVLPEGQMPHTAATFGSNSAHLQAGVDIDSGRLIVTSAIDNLGKGAAGQAVQNANIVLGLDETTGLPINGVAP, from the coding sequence GTGGGGTTACAGGTGGCGGTCGCGGGCGCCAGCGGATACGCGGGTGGGGAGGTGTTGCGCCTGCTGGCCGGACATCCCGAGCTGGAGGTGACGGCGGCGACGGCGTACGAGCAGGCGGGGAAGCGCCTCGGCGAGGTGCATCCACAGCTGGTCACGCTGGCCGAGCTGGTCCTCCAGGAGACCACGGTGGACGCGCTGGCCGGCGCCGACCTGGTGTTTCTGGCGTTGCCGCACGGACAGTCGGCGGCCTTGGCGGCGAAACTGCCGGAACAGACGGCGATCGTCGATCTCGGCGCGGACTTCCGGCTCACCGACGCGGCCGCGTGGGCCCGCTACTACGGCGGCACATACGCCGGCAGCTGGACGTACGGACTGCCGGAGCTGCCGGGTCAGCGCCAGCTGATCGCCGGCGCGAAACGGGTCGCCAACACCGGATGCTATGCGGTGGCCTCGATTCTGGCGCTCGCGCCGCTGATCGCCGCCGGCATCGCGGAGCCGGACGACGTGGTGATCGTGGCGGCCTCCGGCACGTCCGGTGCCGGCCGGTCGGCCAAGCCGCACCTGCTCGGCAGTGAGGTGATGGGCGACCTGTCGCCGTACAAGATCGGCGCGCACCAGCACGTGGCCGAGATCAAGCAGGCCAGCAAAGCGGCATCGGTGTCGATGACACCGGTGCTCGCGCCGATGCCGCGTGGCATCCTCTCCACCGTGACGGTCAAGCCAACAAAGACGACAAAAGCCCAGGACGTGCGCGAGGTTTTGCAGGCGGCGTACGGCGACGAGCCGTTCGTGCACGTCCTGCCGGAGGGGCAGATGCCGCACACGGCGGCGACTTTCGGCAGCAACTCGGCACATCTGCAGGCTGGCGTCGACATCGACTCGGGACGGCTCATCGTCACGAGCGCGATCGACAACCTCGGCAAGGGCGCCGCCGGCCAGGCCGTACAGAATGCGAACATTGTTCTCGGTCTGGACGAGACGACCGGCCTGCCGATCAACGGAGTGGCACCGTGA